A single genomic interval of Acidobacteriota bacterium harbors:
- a CDS encoding ATP-binding protein, whose amino-acid sequence MEQKKRINRIIITLLLLLFLLLIFIQIFIMKSKELSIEILSNMALNFFLFNIIIILILTLLFVLGRNLLKLYTERKNKILGSHFKTNLVIFFIGFSIIPTLLLFIFASDLINKNIESWFKTPIDEVIKNSQSIAEAYYSKIEENAQIFSVAMSEEIEKKYLYLLQNRDLLQDYFKERMFKYKLDFLTVLINGDEFTLINPALPLEDYKEIPPLMIEKAFSEGYLKKIDPMGKGEIVRYGTVSSFGSSVKMLTIIGKFIPESHFRNLRRISADLQKYQQIKIYKDPMKTTYFLLLLFITLLLIFAASWLGFHLAKGITLPIEKLASATKEVSAGNLDVKVEHPATGELQILINSFNNMINELKENQIYIAQKTDELEKRTKFIETILNNVSTGVITLDSNGMITTANPSSLKILNLNEDNVLGKSYTQIFNLPQYLDIKNTIEKAFKSKFKITEREIGLDLDGTSISLTLNLTPLKDTGNKFLGMIMVLDDLTQLIRAQKMVAWREVAQRVAHEIKNPLTPIQLSAERILKNIDKSNREYKKIVEEGVSTIMKEIDSIKKLSTEFSKFARMPVLQSKPSSIHKVIDEIVDMFKEMFPEVNFQVNFAYNVPERVTFDPDQMKRALINVLDNAVEAMEKRGDITISISYNEDLQYIKIEIVDTGPGIPPSEKHKLFTPYFSTKKRGRGLGLAIVNEIISEHNGYISVEDNSPRGTKFIIELPV is encoded by the coding sequence ATGGAACAGAAGAAAAGAATAAATAGAATTATTATCACGCTCCTCCTTTTATTATTTTTACTCCTGATATTCATTCAGATATTTATAATGAAATCCAAGGAATTGTCCATTGAGATTCTTTCAAACATGGCTTTAAATTTTTTTCTTTTCAACATAATTATAATATTAATCCTTACTCTATTGTTTGTTCTTGGCAGAAACTTATTAAAGCTTTACACTGAAAGGAAAAATAAAATTCTGGGCTCCCATTTTAAAACAAACCTTGTGATATTTTTTATCGGTTTTTCCATCATTCCTACATTACTTCTTTTCATTTTTGCTTCAGACCTGATAAACAAAAACATAGAGAGCTGGTTTAAAACTCCAATTGATGAGGTTATTAAAAATTCTCAATCAATTGCTGAAGCTTACTATTCAAAAATTGAAGAAAATGCCCAGATATTTTCGGTTGCAATGTCTGAAGAAATTGAAAAAAAATACCTGTATTTACTCCAAAATAGAGATTTGCTTCAGGATTATTTTAAAGAGAGGATGTTTAAGTATAAACTTGATTTCCTAACTGTATTAATAAATGGAGATGAATTTACATTGATAAACCCTGCTCTTCCCTTAGAAGATTACAAGGAAATACCACCGTTAATGATTGAGAAAGCTTTTAGTGAAGGTTATTTAAAAAAAATCGACCCCATGGGGAAAGGCGAGATTGTAAGATATGGAACTGTCTCGAGTTTTGGATCATCGGTGAAAATGCTTACAATAATAGGAAAATTCATTCCAGAAAGTCATTTTCGAAATTTAAGAAGAATATCAGCCGATTTGCAGAAATATCAACAGATAAAAATTTATAAAGATCCTATGAAAACTACTTATTTTCTGCTTCTTTTATTCATCACATTGCTTCTTATATTTGCAGCAAGCTGGCTCGGGTTTCATCTTGCAAAAGGGATTACATTACCCATTGAAAAGTTGGCAAGTGCTACAAAGGAGGTATCAGCAGGTAATCTGGATGTGAAAGTTGAACATCCGGCAACCGGAGAACTTCAAATTCTTATAAATTCGTTTAACAACATGATTAATGAATTAAAGGAAAATCAGATTTATATAGCTCAAAAGACCGATGAGCTTGAAAAAAGAACCAAATTTATTGAAACAATTTTGAATAATGTATCAACTGGTGTAATTACACTCGATTCGAATGGAATGATTACAACTGCAAATCCTTCTTCTTTAAAAATTTTAAATTTGAATGAAGATAATGTATTGGGGAAGAGCTATACTCAGATTTTTAATTTACCCCAATACTTAGATATAAAAAATACAATAGAGAAGGCATTCAAAAGTAAATTCAAGATAACAGAAAGGGAAATCGGTCTTGACCTGGATGGAACATCAATAAGTCTTACTTTAAATCTAACTCCTTTAAAAGACACAGGCAATAAATTTTTGGGAATGATTATGGTTCTTGATGACCTTACTCAATTGATAAGAGCCCAAAAGATGGTGGCCTGGAGAGAAGTTGCTCAAAGAGTTGCCCATGAAATAAAAAATCCATTGACCCCGATCCAGCTCTCGGCAGAGAGGATCTTAAAAAATATAGACAAAAGCAATAGAGAATATAAAAAGATAGTAGAAGAAGGGGTTAGTACAATAATGAAAGAAATTGATTCAATAAAGAAACTGTCAACCGAATTTTCAAAATTTGCAAGAATGCCGGTTCTTCAATCAAAACCATCGAGCATTCATAAAGTAATAGATGAGATAGTAGACATGTTTAAAGAAATGTTTCCAGAGGTAAACTTTCAAGTTAATTTCGCCTATAATGTCCCTGAAAGAGTAACTTTTGATCCGGATCAGATGAAAAGAGCACTGATTAACGTATTAGATAATGCAGTTGAAGCGATGGAAAAACGAGGGGATATCACCATATCAATTTCATACAATGAGGACTTACAGTATATAAAGATAGAAATTGTCGATACCGGTCCAGGTATTCCCCCTTCCGAAAAACATAAGCTGTTCACCCCTTACTTTTCTACAAAAAAGAGAGGAAGGGGTCTCGGCCTTGCGATAGTTAATGAGATAATCTCTGAACACAATGGCTATATTTCGGTTGAAGATAATAGCCCCAGGGGAACGAAATTCATAATAGAACTTCCTGTGTGA
- a CDS encoding sigma-54 dependent transcriptional regulator → MKNAKILIIDDELGVRNSLKGILEDESFIVKDFEKGEDGVRAFQREGYDLILLDVWLPGKDGLEILKKVKEIDENCPVIMISAHGTIETAVKATKLGAYDFLEKPLSSEKVILTINNALKQKKLEEEVSLLRDKIKAKYVLVGESKAIKKLKELIDYVAPTNGRVLIAGENGTGKELVARLIHEKSHRKDRNFAEINCAAIPEDLIESELFGYVKGAFTNALKDKKGKFLLSDGGTLFLDEIGDMSLKTQAKVLRVIEEQKFEPLGSTEQIFIDTRIIAATNKNLEEEIKKGSFREDLYFRINVIPICVPPLRERKEDIPLLSEYFLDLFYKEYGREKKILTSEAIDILMNYNWPGNVRELKNLIERLVIMVRETKITEKEILLPERKSEYSERVDFLSLQEAKDFYEKEFILRKLKENGWNISKTAEILKMERSSLYKKMKAYGISIER, encoded by the coding sequence ATGAAAAATGCAAAGATTTTAATTATTGATGATGAGCTGGGTGTTCGAAATTCTCTTAAAGGAATTCTTGAAGATGAATCATTCATTGTAAAAGATTTTGAAAAGGGGGAGGATGGAGTAAGAGCATTTCAGAGAGAGGGATATGATTTAATCCTTTTAGATGTCTGGTTGCCTGGTAAGGATGGATTGGAAATTTTGAAAAAGGTAAAGGAGATTGATGAGAATTGCCCTGTTATTATGATATCAGCTCATGGGACGATTGAGACAGCAGTGAAAGCAACAAAATTAGGGGCTTATGATTTTCTTGAAAAACCATTGTCTTCAGAAAAAGTTATACTAACAATAAATAATGCTCTTAAACAAAAGAAACTGGAAGAAGAAGTTTCGCTTTTAAGGGATAAAATAAAAGCCAAATATGTACTTGTTGGAGAAAGCAAGGCAATAAAGAAATTAAAAGAACTGATTGATTATGTTGCTCCTACAAATGGAAGGGTTCTTATCGCAGGAGAAAATGGCACAGGGAAGGAGCTGGTAGCAAGATTAATTCATGAAAAAAGCCACAGAAAAGACAGAAATTTTGCAGAAATCAATTGCGCTGCAATTCCTGAAGACTTGATAGAGAGTGAACTATTCGGATATGTAAAGGGAGCATTTACAAATGCATTAAAGGATAAAAAAGGAAAATTTCTATTATCAGATGGAGGCACTCTATTTCTCGATGAAATAGGAGACATGAGTTTAAAAACACAGGCAAAAGTTTTGAGGGTAATTGAAGAACAAAAGTTTGAACCATTAGGCTCTACCGAGCAGATTTTTATTGATACTCGAATTATAGCCGCCACAAATAAAAATTTAGAGGAAGAGATAAAAAAAGGAAGTTTCAGAGAAGATTTATATTTCAGAATAAATGTTATTCCAATTTGTGTACCACCATTAAGAGAAAGAAAAGAAGACATCCCCCTTCTTTCAGAATATTTTTTAGATCTTTTTTATAAAGAATATGGAAGGGAGAAAAAAATTTTGACATCAGAAGCTATTGATATTTTAATGAACTATAACTGGCCTGGAAATGTGAGAGAGTTAAAAAATTTAATAGAAAGGTTAGTAATAATGGTGAGAGAAACAAAAATAACAGAAAAAGAGATTTTGCTTCCAGAGAGAAAATCTGAATATTCTGAAAGAGTTGATTTTTTGAGTTTACAGGAGGCAAAGGATTTTTATGAGAAAGAATTTATTTTAAGAAAATTGAAAGAAAATGGATGGAATATTTCTAAGACCGCAGAAATTTTAAAAATGGAGAGGAGCAGTCTTTATAAAAAAATGAAAGCCTATGGAATTTCGATTGAGAGATAA
- a CDS encoding cytochrome b/b6 domain-containing protein: protein MEERILIRDDEEFERMSLNERIQHVLLIISFFVLIITGFPILFYEFKAFKWLFFFQGSFALRGILHRIAAVLLIVLSVYHVFYVIFSDRGRNNVKQLMPKWKDVQDAFGIFMHNLGFTRFLYKRDILKNFFNRNPSWLFLEPPKFERYNFIEKFEYLAVVWGSFVMIISGFFLWFEEVSIALFPKWVYDVFKIIHGYEALLAFLAVIVWHMYNVHLNPENFPMSKIWITGKITGKELRLQHPLEYERILNERKKRGQPPLRSEDG from the coding sequence ATGGAGGAAAGAATTTTGATTCGCGACGATGAAGAATTTGAAAGGATGAGTTTAAACGAAAGAATCCAACATGTTCTGTTAATCATTTCTTTTTTTGTTCTGATTATAACTGGTTTTCCAATTTTATTTTACGAATTTAAAGCTTTCAAATGGCTATTCTTCTTCCAGGGAAGTTTTGCTTTAAGAGGCATTCTACATCGCATTGCTGCAGTGTTGTTAATAGTTCTTTCGGTATATCATGTTTTTTATGTAATCTTCTCTGACCGAGGGCGAAACAATGTGAAACAGTTAATGCCGAAATGGAAAGATGTACAGGATGCTTTTGGAATATTTATGCATAATTTGGGATTTACTCGATTCCTGTATAAGAGGGATATATTAAAAAATTTTTTTAACAGAAATCCCTCCTGGCTTTTTTTAGAGCCACCAAAATTTGAGCGATATAATTTTATTGAGAAATTTGAATATTTAGCAGTGGTCTGGGGGTCATTTGTAATGATAATCTCAGGTTTCTTTCTCTGGTTCGAAGAAGTTTCAATCGCGCTCTTTCCCAAATGGGTTTATGACGTGTTTAAAATTATTCATGGTTATGAAGCATTGTTAGCATTTTTGGCAGTGATAGTATGGCATATGTATAATGTCCATTTAAACCCTGAAAATTTTCCAATGAGTAAAATCTGGATAACAGGAAAAATTACTGGAAAAGAACTTAGACTTCAGCATCCTCTTGAATATGAAAGAATCTTAAATGAAAGAAAGAAAAGAGGTCAACCACCCCTTCGCTCAGAAGATGGTTGA
- the tilS gene encoding tRNA lysidine(34) synthetase TilS translates to MLNLKVVDEKFRNTIKKYNLLSENDLVIVGLSGGPDSVALLHLLLDYKKTFPIKIYLCHVNHKLRGKESEDDEEFVKEIARSLNLSIKVFSCDVKRFAKEKKVNLEEAGRILRYDFFYKLADEIKAQKIALGHNLNDQAETFLIRVLRGSGLTGLSSIFPVSEGSIIRPLIELSREEIEFYLKEKTLSYRLDKTNLDVKFLRNRIRHELIPYLQRDFGKKLISNIAKAAEIIREENELNELVEADIYDKVIDLFDGSLAINLEKLISYSLAAKRRIVRRFLKNIIGSLRRISFKHVEDILNLKKEKEIILPGRYIIRREGNYLFNKTSKPEKINYSFELNPNEKIYIKELGFSFHAELIDIKNRIYTEFDDRKRVYLDFDKISFPIHIRNRENGDRYKPLGAYGKRFINEIFREKSILPRERDKYPIFLSENEIIWVFSLPVSENFKITEKTKKILKIELIKI, encoded by the coding sequence ATGCTCAATTTAAAAGTAGTCGATGAAAAATTCAGGAATACCATAAAAAAATACAATCTTCTTTCTGAGAACGATTTAGTTATCGTAGGACTCTCTGGAGGACCTGATTCAGTTGCTCTTCTTCATCTTCTTTTAGATTATAAAAAAACATTTCCGATAAAAATCTATCTCTGTCATGTTAATCATAAGTTGAGAGGAAAAGAATCTGAAGATGATGAAGAATTCGTTAAAGAAATCGCCAGATCCCTGAACCTTTCTATAAAAGTTTTCTCCTGCGATGTGAAAAGGTTTGCAAAGGAAAAAAAGGTTAATCTGGAAGAAGCAGGAAGAATTTTAAGATATGATTTCTTCTATAAACTTGCAGATGAAATAAAAGCTCAGAAAATTGCCCTGGGCCACAATCTTAACGATCAAGCGGAAACTTTTCTAATAAGAGTTTTAAGAGGCTCAGGATTAACTGGTTTATCTTCTATTTTTCCAGTAAGTGAAGGAAGTATCATAAGACCCTTAATAGAACTGAGCCGCGAGGAAATTGAATTTTATCTAAAAGAAAAAACCCTGTCTTATAGATTGGATAAGACAAATCTGGATGTAAAATTTTTGAGAAACAGGATAAGGCATGAGTTAATCCCATACCTCCAAAGAGACTTTGGAAAAAAACTCATCTCCAACATTGCAAAAGCTGCAGAAATTATCAGAGAGGAAAATGAGTTGAACGAATTAGTGGAAGCAGATATTTACGATAAAGTTATAGATTTATTCGATGGCTCTCTTGCAATAAATCTTGAAAAACTAATTAGTTATTCACTTGCCGCAAAAAGAAGGATTGTAAGAAGATTTTTAAAAAATATTATAGGCTCTTTAAGACGAATATCATTCAAACATGTAGAAGACATCCTAAATCTTAAAAAAGAAAAGGAAATAATTCTTCCTGGAAGATACATTATTCGAAGGGAAGGAAATTACCTGTTCAATAAAACATCAAAACCAGAAAAAATAAATTATTCCTTCGAGCTCAATCCTAACGAAAAAATATACATAAAGGAATTAGGTTTTAGCTTCCATGCTGAGTTAATTGATATAAAAAATAGAATTTATACTGAATTTGATGATAGAAAAAGAGTTTATCTTGACTTTGATAAGATAAGTTTTCCCATCCATATTAGAAATAGGGAAAATGGTGATAGATACAAACCATTGGGAGCCTATGGGAAAAGATTTATAAATGAAATTTTCAGAGAGAAAAGCATTCTCCCAAGGGAAAGGGATAAATATCCAATTTTTTTATCAGAGAATGAAATTATATGGGTATTCTCTCTTCCAGTTTCAGAAAATTTTAAAATAACTGAAAAAACAAAGAAGATTCTAAAGATTGAGTTAATTAAAATTTAA
- a CDS encoding multiheme c-type cytochrome, which produces MKKGLLKLLFVFVILFTFVSFSYGQHQYIGVDKCKICHKTEKSGNQYGKWMESKHSKSFQALSSDKAKEIGNKAGISNPSENEKCLSCHSPYAGAAPNLKADGVGCEACHGAGNDYKAMNVMKNRDLSIQNGLIVYANEDAIKMHCLTCHKKDNSYHEVKEFDFKTSWTSIAHPVPSK; this is translated from the coding sequence ATGAAGAAAGGGCTGTTAAAACTTTTATTTGTATTCGTCATTTTATTTACATTTGTGTCATTTTCATATGGACAGCATCAATACATTGGTGTCGACAAATGTAAGATCTGTCATAAAACAGAAAAGTCAGGCAACCAATATGGAAAATGGATGGAATCCAAACATTCAAAATCATTCCAAGCTCTTTCCTCTGATAAAGCAAAAGAAATCGGGAATAAAGCAGGAATTTCAAACCCTTCTGAAAATGAGAAATGTCTTTCCTGCCATTCTCCCTATGCTGGTGCTGCACCAAATTTAAAAGCTGACGGAGTAGGATGCGAAGCATGCCATGGAGCTGGAAATGATTACAAAGCTATGAATGTAATGAAAAATAGAGATCTTTCCATTCAGAATGGGTTAATTGTTTATGCTAATGAAGATGCTATAAAAATGCATTGTTTAACCTGCCATAAGAAAGATAACTCATACCATGAAGTAAAAGAATTTGATTTTAAAACAAGCTGGACATCAATCGCTCATCCAGTTCCAAGTAAATAG
- a CDS encoding cytochrome c3 family protein, whose protein sequence is MLKFIVNFIVIFVSSFIFFNSKVRAEDDTCFTCHGDRDLKRRDGSSLFIDEGNYKKSVHKKTGFSCVTCHVDLENIQDFPHDEKLKKVDCAKCHSDIEEEYKESIHFKTSYGRSKPADCILCHGSHYIFEKSNPQSSIHPLKLPGTCEKCHFNNVETPRGIGFVKKYGESVHGKAISKAGLIVSATCSSCHGAHDIRDVKDPQSMIHRRKVPYTCGKCHEGILSDYLEGVHGKDFVKGIKDVPVCTDCHGEHEILSHLQNKSLVYATKVAENCSKCHDDETLSREFGLPSYRMKTYLGSYHGIASEYGETRVANCASCHDYHNIRPSNDPKSSIYLDNIPSTCGKCHPKAGPNFAKGKIHEWREKKSNIWGFIIKKFYTIFISVLIGSFLIYISVDLIAKYKKNRKRIERF, encoded by the coding sequence ATGCTTAAATTTATTGTTAATTTTATCGTTATTTTTGTGTCATCTTTCATTTTTTTTAATTCAAAAGTAAGGGCAGAAGATGATACATGTTTTACCTGTCATGGTGATAGAGATTTAAAAAGGAGAGATGGTTCATCCCTTTTCATTGATGAGGGTAACTACAAAAAATCTGTTCATAAAAAAACTGGGTTTTCATGCGTTACCTGCCATGTTGATTTAGAAAATATCCAAGATTTTCCCCATGATGAAAAGCTTAAAAAGGTAGACTGTGCCAAATGTCATTCAGATATAGAAGAAGAATATAAAGAAAGCATCCATTTTAAAACATCTTATGGAAGATCCAAACCAGCTGATTGCATTTTGTGTCACGGAAGTCATTATATATTTGAAAAAAGCAATCCACAGTCAAGTATACATCCCCTTAAATTACCAGGAACATGTGAAAAATGCCATTTTAATAATGTAGAGACTCCACGGGGAATAGGATTTGTAAAGAAATACGGAGAAAGTGTCCATGGAAAGGCAATTTCTAAAGCCGGGTTGATTGTTTCTGCAACCTGTTCATCCTGCCATGGAGCTCATGATATTAGAGATGTAAAAGATCCGCAGTCAATGATTCATAGAAGAAAGGTGCCGTATACATGTGGTAAATGTCATGAAGGAATATTATCCGATTATTTAGAAGGAGTTCATGGAAAGGATTTTGTAAAAGGAATTAAGGATGTTCCTGTATGTACTGACTGCCATGGAGAACACGAAATTTTGTCTCATTTACAGAATAAGTCCCTTGTTTATGCAACAAAAGTTGCAGAAAATTGTAGCAAGTGTCATGACGATGAAACATTATCAAGAGAATTTGGGTTACCTTCATACAGGATGAAGACTTACCTTGGTTCATACCATGGAATCGCTTCTGAATATGGGGAAACAAGAGTTGCCAACTGCGCAAGCTGTCATGATTATCATAATATCAGGCCCTCAAATGACCCAAAATCTTCAATTTACCTAGACAATATTCCAAGTACCTGTGGCAAGTGTCATCCAAAAGCAGGGCCAAATTTTGCAAAAGGAAAGATCCATGAGTGGAGAGAGAAAAAGTCAAATATCTGGGGTTTTATTATAAAAAAATTCTATACAATCTTTATAAGTGTTTTAATTGGAAGTTTTTTAATTTATATATCAGTTGACCTTATAGCAAAATACAAAAAAAATAGAAAAAGAATTGAAAGATTTTAG